The following are encoded in a window of Kaistia algarum genomic DNA:
- a CDS encoding sugar ABC transporter substrate-binding protein, translated as MNVTRRAFNLGAILAAGTVILPGAVRAEDEKTIAIMFDSLQSPFWVTGFDVLKEKAKAAGYTPLESISNLDDNKQFEQVQSMIQKKVSGIIIVQTDSKAVIPAIREANKAGIPMVHFNRPPAESDAKSSAVQADNRAIMKSTVQALVDKARKAGGKYKAAILIGDLGDQNAIQRRDGFFDVVDQNKDIIEVVARISTEWNPDKAFADLTNALQANPDINFLVTSSDFLLPQIQQALKIAGKWKKTGEEGHVLFAGFDGDEGQYAALKDGYMDVGGVQNLFYEADLAIGAIEKMNKGEDVPKLLLDPGFVITQETLDQDRDKMWGYAVWKKANG; from the coding sequence ATGAACGTCACGCGTCGCGCCTTCAATCTGGGGGCTATCCTCGCCGCAGGCACCGTCATTCTGCCCGGTGCCGTTCGCGCCGAGGACGAGAAGACCATCGCCATCATGTTCGACAGCCTGCAGTCGCCCTTCTGGGTGACCGGCTTCGACGTGCTGAAGGAGAAGGCGAAGGCTGCCGGCTACACGCCGCTGGAATCGATTTCGAACCTCGACGACAACAAGCAGTTCGAGCAGGTTCAGTCGATGATCCAGAAGAAGGTCTCCGGCATCATCATCGTGCAGACCGACTCGAAGGCCGTCATCCCCGCGATCCGCGAGGCCAACAAGGCCGGCATCCCGATGGTGCATTTCAACCGCCCGCCGGCCGAGAGCGACGCCAAGTCCTCCGCCGTGCAGGCCGATAACCGCGCCATCATGAAATCGACCGTGCAGGCGCTGGTCGACAAGGCGCGCAAGGCCGGCGGCAAGTACAAGGCGGCGATCCTGATCGGCGATCTTGGCGACCAGAACGCCATCCAGCGCCGTGACGGCTTCTTCGACGTCGTCGACCAGAACAAGGACATCATCGAGGTCGTGGCCCGCATTTCCACCGAGTGGAACCCCGACAAGGCGTTCGCGGACCTGACCAATGCGCTGCAGGCCAATCCCGACATCAATTTCCTCGTGACCTCGTCCGACTTCCTGCTGCCGCAGATCCAGCAGGCGCTCAAGATCGCCGGCAAGTGGAAGAAGACCGGCGAGGAAGGGCATGTGCTGTTCGCGGGCTTCGACGGCGACGAGGGCCAGTACGCGGCGCTCAAGGACGGCTACATGGATGTCGGCGGCGTCCAGAACCTTTTCTATGAGGCTGACCTCGCCATCGGCGCGATCGAGAAGATGAACAAGGGCGAGGACGTGCCGAAGCTCCTGCTCGACCCCGGCTTCGTCATCACGCAGGAAACGCTCGATCAGGACCGTGACAAGATGTGGGGCTATGCGGTCTGGAAGAAGGCCAACGGCTGA
- a CDS encoding FadR/GntR family transcriptional regulator, translating to MLADEIAQYLSTKIRSGFFAYGTKLPTEHSLSDQFGVSRTVVREAISRIKSDGLVTSRQGSGVYVAHSATRRSFKLGEQLVDAADVLALFELRQPLELASARLAAARRTEDDLDRIRKAHAAMEATSDWSEEGVIADLAFHHEISMATGNAYYADFMAFLGGALQNTIRAARSGSGRPEIKQITIDEHARILNAIEQRDPESAAIAMSMHLQGAKERMSDKS from the coding sequence ATGCTGGCGGACGAAATCGCGCAATATCTCAGCACGAAAATCCGCAGCGGCTTCTTCGCCTATGGCACCAAGCTGCCGACCGAGCACAGCCTGTCCGACCAGTTCGGCGTCAGCCGCACCGTCGTCCGCGAGGCCATATCCCGCATAAAGTCAGATGGTCTGGTGACATCCAGGCAGGGAAGCGGCGTCTATGTTGCGCATTCGGCGACGCGGCGCTCGTTCAAGCTGGGGGAGCAACTGGTCGACGCCGCCGACGTCCTGGCCCTGTTCGAGCTGCGCCAGCCGCTGGAACTTGCCTCTGCACGGCTTGCAGCCGCGCGCCGAACGGAAGACGATCTGGATAGAATTCGTAAGGCCCACGCCGCCATGGAGGCCACTAGCGACTGGAGCGAAGAAGGCGTGATCGCCGATCTCGCCTTTCATCACGAGATCTCCATGGCGACTGGCAATGCTTATTATGCTGATTTCATGGCGTTTCTCGGCGGCGCGCTACAGAATACCATTCGAGCCGCGCGATCGGGCAGCGGCCGGCCGGAAATCAAGCAGATCACCATCGACGAGCATGCGCGCATTCTGAATGCCATCGAGCAGCGCGACCCCGAATCCGCGGCCATTGCTATGTCGATGCATCTTCAGGGCGCCAAGGAGCGGATGTCTGACAAGTCCTAG
- a CDS encoding GntR family transcriptional regulator, whose amino-acid sequence MARAPVPLADPTMERPLYRQLIDSLRRDIAARQPGDRIDSEPQLSRRFGVSRFTVTRAVEALVDEGLLYRRQGLGTFVAAPALTRAPSYLMSFTEAVAAAGRAPAHRVLAFGPAQWRPDLPFAEGEALVALDRLRLVDGMATAIHRSVLSRVIADRVGLTADIVANPAFSLYRRFEEAGLFVERGVEMLRARPASDEEARLLRLLDDRVVMAVRRQSFAADGTILDVVDAVYDARRYAYEAEILRKTGPAEQTTKPQPSREKDHVLQVDSEQRFGPRLGPWSDERSEGG is encoded by the coding sequence ATGGCCCGTGCGCCCGTCCCTCTTGCCGATCCGACGATGGAGCGTCCGCTCTATCGTCAGTTGATCGACAGCCTCCGGCGCGATATCGCGGCGCGGCAGCCGGGCGACCGGATCGACAGTGAACCCCAGCTTTCCCGCCGCTTCGGCGTCAGCCGCTTCACAGTGACCCGCGCGGTCGAGGCGCTGGTCGACGAGGGGTTGCTCTATCGCCGCCAGGGCCTCGGGACTTTCGTCGCCGCCCCGGCGCTGACGCGGGCGCCGTCCTATCTGATGAGCTTCACGGAAGCGGTCGCCGCCGCCGGTCGCGCACCGGCGCATCGCGTCCTCGCCTTCGGCCCGGCGCAATGGCGTCCCGACCTGCCCTTTGCCGAAGGCGAGGCGCTGGTTGCGCTCGACCGGCTCCGCCTCGTCGACGGCATGGCGACAGCCATCCATCGCTCGGTGCTGTCCCGTGTCATTGCCGATCGCGTCGGGCTGACCGCCGACATCGTCGCGAACCCCGCTTTCTCGCTCTATCGCCGTTTCGAGGAGGCCGGTCTGTTCGTCGAGCGCGGCGTCGAGATGCTGCGCGCCCGCCCGGCGAGCGACGAGGAAGCGCGCCTGCTGCGCCTGCTCGACGACCGCGTCGTCATGGCGGTGCGCCGCCAGTCCTTCGCGGCCGACGGAACGATCCTCGATGTCGTCGACGCGGTCTATGACGCGCGCCGCTACGCCTATGAAGCCGAGATCCTGCGCAAGACGGGACCGGCCGAACAGACAACCAAACCACAGCCTTCCAGGGAAAAAGACCATGTCTTACAAGTGGATAGTGAACAGCGCTTCGGCCCTCGCCTTGGCCCTTGGAGCGACGAGCGCAGCGAAGGCGGCTGA
- a CDS encoding BMP family lipoprotein: MSYKWIVNSASALALALGATSAAKAADAPAALIIAQGGLGDQSYNDLAYEGFKKAVAAAKIEGKPVESKDVVAQAADILRRASDAGFGLLVDLEYSHGEALATVAKDYPDTKFVILNQVQPGANVASVLFQEQEGSYLAGALAALVTTDTSIPGINDKPIIGVIGGTKSVGIDKFIVGYIQGAHDVNPNVEVKVAYSNNFGDPAIGLQMAKAMYDEGADIVYQVAGGTGIGVIQAAKETGHYAIGVDTDQDGLAPGAVLTSMLKRTDIAVETVVGDYAGDKFPGGQTVTLGLKENGVALSDMKYTKDKIPAATLAKVDELKAKILSGDIKVWNAVDQGYPNFFK; the protein is encoded by the coding sequence ATGTCTTACAAGTGGATAGTGAACAGCGCTTCGGCCCTCGCCTTGGCCCTTGGAGCGACGAGCGCAGCGAAGGCGGCTGACGCGCCGGCGGCCCTCATCATCGCGCAGGGCGGCCTCGGCGATCAATCCTATAACGACCTCGCCTATGAGGGCTTCAAGAAGGCCGTCGCTGCCGCCAAGATCGAGGGCAAGCCGGTCGAATCGAAGGACGTCGTCGCGCAGGCAGCCGATATTCTGCGCCGCGCCTCCGACGCCGGCTTCGGCCTTCTGGTCGACCTCGAATATTCGCATGGCGAGGCGCTCGCCACCGTCGCCAAGGATTATCCGGACACGAAATTCGTCATCCTGAACCAGGTGCAGCCGGGCGCGAACGTCGCTTCGGTGCTGTTCCAGGAGCAGGAAGGCTCGTATCTGGCCGGCGCGCTCGCCGCGCTCGTCACAACCGATACCTCGATCCCCGGCATCAACGACAAGCCGATCATCGGCGTGATCGGCGGCACCAAGTCGGTCGGCATCGACAAGTTCATCGTCGGCTATATCCAGGGCGCGCATGACGTGAACCCGAATGTCGAGGTGAAGGTCGCCTATTCCAACAATTTCGGCGATCCGGCGATCGGCCTGCAGATGGCGAAGGCCATGTATGATGAGGGCGCGGACATCGTCTATCAGGTCGCCGGCGGCACCGGCATCGGCGTGATCCAGGCGGCAAAGGAGACCGGCCATTACGCGATCGGCGTCGATACCGACCAGGACGGCCTCGCGCCCGGCGCCGTCCTTACCTCCATGCTGAAGCGCACCGATATCGCCGTCGAGACCGTGGTTGGCGATTATGCCGGCGACAAGTTCCCCGGCGGCCAGACCGTGACGCTCGGCCTCAAGGAGAACGGCGTCGCGCTCTCGGACATGAAATACACCAAGGACAAGATCCCGGCGGCGACGCTCGCCAAGGTCGACGAGTTGAAGGCCAAGATCCTCTCCGGCGACATCAAGGTCTGGAACGCCGTCGACCAGGGCTATCCGAACTTCTTCAAGTAA
- a CDS encoding ABC transporter ATP-binding protein, producing the protein MSAYASRTRIGARAIVRRFGPVIANDGIDFAAAPGTIHAIVGGNGAGKSTLMRILQGVDRPDEGSVILDDREVRLASPADAFARGIGMVHQEFMLVDELTLLENLILAREPVRARGIIDRRKALAEAEQVAAMAGVRLDWQMSVADAPVHIRQILEILRLLYRGADVLILDEPTAVLAPAQVRELIGLMRRLRAEGRTILFISHKLDEVMNAADAITVIRRGRAIATVAPGETSKAKLSEMMVGEPVELPVVHRAVPHDGVPVLAVNKLVARDGRGLPRLGPIDLNLYPGEIVGIAGVAGNGQDELAAAAAGLGRIDAGSIRMDGQDITRARTGCFRDLGIAYLSADRAGDGLCLSASIRDNFIAGSEHAPAYSSAGLLRLGAIRESARRALETLSVRYGAMGDPVKSLSGGNQQRVAIAREFERKPRILIAAQPTRGVDIAGIAFIHRQIVAFRDAGGAVLLISEELDEILSLSDRIVGLYGGRITGELDRSDATVERVGRLMLGEKAA; encoded by the coding sequence ATGTCGGCTTACGCATCCAGGACCCGGATCGGCGCGCGCGCGATCGTGCGCCGCTTCGGACCCGTCATCGCCAATGACGGCATCGATTTTGCCGCCGCGCCCGGCACGATCCACGCGATCGTCGGCGGCAACGGTGCAGGAAAATCGACCCTGATGCGGATCCTGCAGGGGGTCGACCGTCCGGATGAGGGAAGCGTCATCCTCGATGACCGTGAGGTCCGCCTCGCCTCCCCGGCCGATGCATTTGCGCGCGGCATCGGCATGGTGCACCAGGAATTCATGCTGGTGGACGAGCTGACACTGCTCGAAAATCTCATCCTCGCCCGCGAGCCGGTGCGCGCGCGCGGGATCATCGACCGCCGCAAGGCGCTGGCCGAGGCCGAACAGGTGGCCGCAATGGCCGGCGTTCGGTTGGATTGGCAGATGAGCGTTGCCGATGCGCCGGTGCATATCCGGCAGATCCTGGAGATCCTCCGCCTGCTCTATCGCGGCGCGGATGTGCTGATCCTCGACGAGCCGACCGCCGTCCTCGCCCCGGCGCAGGTGCGCGAGCTGATCGGATTGATGCGCCGGCTAAGAGCGGAGGGGCGCACCATCCTCTTCATCAGCCACAAGCTGGACGAAGTGATGAACGCCGCCGACGCGATCACGGTGATCCGCCGCGGCCGCGCCATCGCCACGGTTGCGCCCGGCGAGACCAGCAAGGCGAAGCTTTCCGAGATGATGGTCGGCGAGCCGGTCGAATTGCCGGTCGTCCACCGCGCGGTGCCGCATGACGGCGTGCCTGTCCTGGCGGTCAACAAGCTGGTCGCGCGCGACGGCCGCGGACTGCCGCGCCTCGGCCCGATCGATCTCAATCTCTATCCGGGCGAAATCGTCGGAATCGCGGGCGTTGCCGGCAACGGGCAGGACGAACTCGCCGCCGCAGCCGCCGGGCTCGGGCGGATCGATGCCGGCTCGATCCGGATGGATGGACAAGACATCACGCGGGCGCGGACGGGGTGCTTCCGCGATCTCGGCATCGCCTATCTGAGCGCCGACCGCGCCGGCGACGGGCTCTGCCTTTCCGCCTCGATCCGCGACAATTTCATTGCCGGCAGCGAACATGCGCCGGCCTATTCGAGCGCCGGCCTGCTGCGCCTTGGCGCGATCCGCGAGAGCGCGCGACGGGCGCTCGAAACGCTCTCCGTCCGCTATGGCGCGATGGGCGATCCGGTGAAGAGCCTTTCCGGCGGCAACCAGCAGCGCGTCGCCATCGCGCGGGAATTCGAGCGCAAGCCTCGTATCCTCATCGCCGCGCAGCCGACGCGCGGCGTCGACATTGCCGGCATCGCCTTCATCCATCGCCAGATCGTCGCCTTCCGCGATGCCGGCGGCGCGGTGCTGCTGATCTCGGAGGAACTGGACGAGATCCTGTCGCTCTCCGACCGCATCGTCGGCCTCTATGGCGGGCGCATCACCGGCGAGCTCGACCGCAGCGATGCGACCGTCGAGCGGGTTGGCCGGCTGATGCTGGGCGAGAAGGCGGCATGA
- a CDS encoding ABC transporter permease: MIRAGLTQLGAAALPFVLALAIGAIVLAATGHDPLSVYALMASEAFGGTRRIAATLTATTPLLLTGLATAVAFRSGVFNVGVEGCFYLGGLAAATLGFWLVGWPAIAIIPVALLAGALIGGAWMVAPAALKVRLGVDEVVTTLMLNFIAINLTSWLVNGPLLARGSANSATPAIEKAAELPRLLPPSTLHLGFIISLALVILYGFWDRFTVAGFRSRLIGLNARFCRAVGIDVPSLVFRMMILSGLIGGLAGAIHALGLVHRFVAGFSPGYGFTGIAVALLGRNSALGMILAALVFGALASSGATIQLFSDVPIEIVEVLQGTVMIFAVAKLGLLLRDRRRLA; the protein is encoded by the coding sequence ATGATCCGCGCCGGCCTCACCCAACTCGGCGCCGCCGCCCTGCCCTTCGTTCTGGCGCTGGCGATCGGCGCGATCGTGCTCGCCGCCACCGGCCATGACCCGCTTTCGGTCTACGCGCTGATGGCCTCGGAGGCCTTTGGCGGCACGCGCCGCATTGCCGCGACGCTGACCGCGACGACACCGCTGCTGCTGACCGGCCTCGCTACGGCGGTCGCCTTCCGCTCGGGCGTGTTCAATGTCGGCGTCGAGGGCTGCTTCTATCTCGGCGGCCTCGCCGCGGCGACGCTCGGCTTCTGGCTGGTGGGCTGGCCGGCGATCGCCATCATCCCCGTCGCGCTGCTTGCCGGCGCGCTGATCGGCGGCGCCTGGATGGTGGCGCCGGCGGCGCTGAAGGTCCGCCTCGGCGTCGACGAGGTCGTCACGACGCTGATGCTGAACTTCATCGCCATCAACCTGACCAGCTGGCTCGTCAACGGCCCGCTGCTCGCACGCGGCTCGGCCAATTCGGCGACACCGGCGATCGAGAAGGCGGCCGAACTGCCGCGCCTGCTGCCACCCTCGACGCTGCATCTCGGCTTCATCATCAGCCTCGCGCTGGTCATCCTCTACGGCTTCTGGGATCGCTTCACCGTCGCCGGCTTCCGCTCCCGCCTCATCGGTCTGAATGCCCGCTTCTGCCGCGCCGTCGGCATCGATGTGCCGTCGCTGGTGTTCCGCATGATGATCCTTTCCGGACTGATCGGCGGCCTCGCGGGCGCCATCCACGCGCTCGGCCTCGTCCATCGCTTCGTCGCCGGCTTTTCTCCCGGCTATGGCTTCACCGGCATCGCCGTGGCGCTGCTCGGCCGCAATTCGGCGCTGGGCATGATCCTCGCGGCGCTGGTCTTCGGGGCGCTTGCCTCCTCCGGCGCAACGATCCAGCTCTTCTCCGACGTGCCGATCGAGATCGTCGAGGTGCTGCAGGGCACGGTCATGATCTTCGCCGTCGCGAAGCTCGGCCTGCTGCTGCGCGATCGGAGAAGGCTCGCATGA
- a CDS encoding ABC transporter permease produces MIDPLIHAALLMTTPILLAAIGGLVNRVGGIVNIGLESMMLTGALVAVIVSADTGSVMLALLAALVAGGIVGLLMSLVVTRLAANEIIVGLGFSVTVAGLVRFLLKSVYGVSGTFNPPGVVMLPRIDIPFVADIPILGTILSGQDPLTWFAWAMVPVTTFVLARTRLGLRLRAAGSAETTARALGLDPLAIRDASTVFAGAMSGLAGAHLSIGVVGLFNEGITGGRGFIALAAFYFGRNRPWRTALGALLFGFFEALQIRLQGRGVPAELVQMLPYLIVILVLTGLGLANRRRSGSSS; encoded by the coding sequence ATGATCGATCCGCTGATCCATGCCGCGCTGCTGATGACGACGCCGATCCTGCTCGCGGCGATCGGCGGCCTCGTCAACCGCGTCGGCGGCATCGTCAATATCGGCCTCGAATCGATGATGCTGACCGGCGCGCTGGTCGCCGTCATCGTCTCCGCCGATACGGGCAGCGTGATGCTGGCGCTGCTGGCGGCGCTCGTTGCAGGCGGGATCGTCGGCCTTCTGATGTCGCTCGTCGTGACGCGGCTCGCGGCCAACGAGATCATCGTCGGCCTCGGCTTTTCCGTCACCGTGGCCGGGCTGGTGCGCTTCCTGTTGAAGAGCGTCTATGGCGTCTCCGGCACCTTCAATCCGCCCGGCGTCGTCATGCTGCCGCGGATCGATATCCCGTTCGTCGCCGATATCCCGATCCTCGGCACGATCCTGTCGGGCCAGGATCCGCTGACCTGGTTCGCCTGGGCCATGGTGCCGGTCACCACCTTCGTGCTGGCGCGCACGCGGCTCGGGCTGCGGCTGCGCGCTGCCGGATCCGCCGAGACGACGGCGCGGGCTTTGGGTCTCGATCCGCTGGCGATCCGCGATGCCTCGACGGTCTTCGCCGGAGCGATGTCCGGCCTTGCCGGCGCCCATCTCTCCATCGGCGTCGTCGGCCTGTTCAACGAGGGCATCACCGGCGGCCGTGGCTTCATCGCGCTCGCCGCCTTCTATTTCGGCCGCAACCGGCCGTGGCGGACGGCGCTCGGCGCGCTGCTGTTCGGCTTCTTCGAGGCGCTGCAGATCCGCCTGCAGGGGCGCGGCGTTCCGGCGGAGCTCGTGCAGATGCTGCCCTATCTCATCGTCATCCTCGTCCTGACCGGCCTCGGTCTCGCCAATCGCCGCCGGAGCGGCTCCTCCTCATGA
- a CDS encoding cysteine hydrolase family protein, which yields MTAPKTALILVDVINSFFLEGQPNFYPAALDVLGPLHDLLAAARAGGHVVVHAVEQHYPEFDDYEFRKLPRHHMEGAIDAAFFGEFRPEGPREIVTRKRRFSAFFATDLALFLHEQRTERVILAGVKTNVCIRASAQDAFANGFDVVVPREATNSNRPHLAEASLEDIDRYIGRVVPLQQALEMLA from the coding sequence ATGACAGCGCCGAAAACAGCCCTGATCCTGGTTGACGTGATCAATTCCTTCTTCCTCGAAGGCCAGCCGAATTTCTATCCGGCGGCACTCGACGTGCTCGGCCCGCTGCATGACCTGCTCGCCGCGGCGCGGGCGGGCGGCCATGTCGTCGTCCATGCCGTGGAGCAGCACTATCCCGAATTCGACGACTACGAGTTCAGGAAGCTGCCGCGCCATCACATGGAGGGCGCGATCGACGCCGCCTTCTTCGGCGAATTCCGTCCTGAGGGACCGCGCGAGATCGTCACGCGCAAGCGGCGCTTCAGCGCCTTCTTCGCCACCGACCTCGCCCTCTTCCTGCATGAGCAGCGGACAGAGCGGGTCATCCTCGCGGGCGTGAAGACCAATGTCTGCATCCGCGCCTCGGCGCAGGACGCCTTCGCCAATGGCTTCGACGTCGTCGTACCGCGCGAGGCGACCAATTCGAACCGGCCGCATCTCGCCGAGGCCTCGCTCGAAGATATCGACCGCTATATCGGCCGCGTCGTGCCGCTCCAGCAAGCGCTGGAGATGCTGGCATGA
- a CDS encoding carbohydrate kinase family protein — MSRVAITGFSSFDYAFRLRGPMVADKTTTIDWRSGEWPRVGGPPAFIASAMVRAGFSDAIPVSWIGQDRESQAFLSALSEAGVEIGGIAPLPGRMPTSVLAYDPDGGCHCLFDPAIEVPQRLDDRQSTLVAEADWVCLTVGPPDVTEQILALIRPETKLIWSVKVDERVMPGDLAARVAARADIAAWSRGEAEFAAKAFAASASNRPSRLLIETRGGSGVVLRSSEGEARFPVRAIDTSDTTGAGDTFLGGFLAAFIEEPGDAHAAIRHGIAAVEALLRARLQNNRQGNETP; from the coding sequence ATGAGCCGCGTCGCCATCACCGGCTTTTCCAGCTTCGACTATGCATTCCGGCTGCGCGGGCCGATGGTCGCCGACAAGACCACGACGATCGACTGGCGCTCCGGCGAGTGGCCGCGCGTCGGCGGTCCGCCGGCCTTCATCGCCAGCGCCATGGTGCGCGCCGGCTTCAGCGATGCCATTCCGGTCAGCTGGATCGGGCAGGACCGCGAGAGCCAGGCGTTCCTTTCGGCACTCTCCGAGGCAGGCGTTGAAATCGGAGGTATTGCACCTCTTCCCGGCCGCATGCCGACCAGCGTGCTCGCCTATGATCCGGACGGCGGCTGCCATTGCCTGTTCGATCCGGCCATCGAGGTGCCGCAACGCCTTGATGACCGCCAGAGCACGCTTGTGGCCGAGGCCGATTGGGTCTGCCTCACCGTCGGGCCGCCCGACGTTACCGAACAGATACTGGCGCTCATCCGGCCGGAAACGAAGCTGATCTGGTCGGTCAAAGTCGACGAGCGCGTCATGCCCGGTGATCTCGCTGCCCGCGTTGCCGCGCGAGCCGACATCGCCGCCTGGAGCCGGGGCGAAGCGGAATTTGCCGCCAAGGCCTTTGCGGCCAGCGCATCGAACCGTCCGAGCCGCCTGCTGATCGAGACACGCGGTGGCAGCGGGGTCGTCCTTCGTTCCAGCGAAGGCGAGGCGCGCTTCCCCGTCCGGGCGATCGACACCAGCGACACGACCGGCGCCGGCGACACCTTTCTCGGCGGCTTCCTCGCCGCCTTCATCGAAGAGCCGGGCGATGCCCACGCGGCCATCCGGCATGGGATCGCCGCGGTCGAGGCCCTGCTGAGGGCCCGGCTCCAGAACAACCGCCAAGGAAACGAGACGCCATGA
- a CDS encoding nucleoside phosphorylase, which yields MTQTATTRTAWYIGCRQDEVGEAAILVGDRARIDRIAEHLEDPHFVEENRGLRTVTGTRAGKRITVSAFGMGAPIATIVLHELFDLGIRTFLRIGTAMVFPPAVLGDFVLADGGVRSEGTSRTYAPLAYPAVADFDLGLALRASLKLHDVPWRSGIFGTYDGFYTEMFALSDGEKQMIDGLRSDIRKMGLIGTDMETATLLTAGRILGARTASLCLGTVDGLSQEKIDPAAMAAKERQMFEIALDAVAASLSSQQDLVP from the coding sequence ATGACGCAGACAGCCACGACCCGGACGGCCTGGTATATTGGCTGCCGCCAGGACGAGGTCGGCGAGGCCGCGATCCTCGTCGGCGACCGCGCCCGCATCGACCGGATCGCCGAGCACCTCGAAGACCCGCATTTCGTCGAGGAGAACCGCGGCCTGCGCACGGTGACGGGTACGCGCGCCGGCAAGCGCATCACCGTCTCGGCCTTCGGCATGGGCGCGCCGATCGCGACCATCGTTCTGCATGAGCTGTTCGACCTCGGCATCCGCACATTCCTGCGCATCGGCACGGCCATGGTTTTTCCGCCGGCCGTGCTCGGCGATTTCGTGCTCGCCGATGGCGGCGTGCGCTCGGAAGGAACGTCGCGCACCTATGCGCCGCTCGCTTATCCGGCCGTCGCCGATTTCGACCTCGGCCTCGCGCTGCGTGCCTCGCTGAAGCTGCATGACGTGCCGTGGCGCTCCGGCATCTTCGGCACCTATGACGGCTTCTATACCGAGATGTTCGCGCTCTCCGATGGCGAGAAGCAGATGATCGACGGCCTCCGGTCCGACATCCGCAAGATGGGCCTGATCGGCACGGACATGGAGACGGCGACGCTGCTCACCGCCGGCCGCATCCTCGGCGCCCGCACCGCCAGCCTCTGCCTCGGCACGGTCGACGGGCTCAGCCAGGAGAAGATCGACCCTGCCGCCATGGCGGCAAAGGAACGCCAGATGTTCGAGATCGCGCTCGACGCGGTCGCCGCCAGCCTCTCCTCGCAACAGGATCTCGTCCCGTGA
- a CDS encoding sugar isomerase domain-containing protein — MTAITNRYFDNLIERLTTVRDTQADAIDRAASACADSIGKDKLAFTFGTGHGALPAIETFPRTGTIVGFRPIVESTMISFHRVWGDMGSRQYRFIHAVEGYGKAILRSHQLDPEDTMVLFSHSGVNAVILDIALEAKERGMTLVAVTSLPHSSVTKSRHSSGKRLFEVADIVVDTGVPLADAAIRIDGLDFPVGANSTSITIAIAHAIVSATAEKLVQRGIQPFVMVNPNTAGKEAANVQNDKNYDELWRRLKAR; from the coding sequence GTGACCGCGATCACCAACCGCTATTTCGACAATCTCATTGAGCGCCTCACCACGGTGCGCGACACGCAGGCCGACGCGATCGACCGCGCCGCCAGCGCCTGCGCGGATTCGATCGGCAAGGACAAGCTCGCCTTCACCTTCGGCACCGGCCATGGCGCATTGCCGGCGATCGAGACCTTCCCCCGAACCGGCACGATCGTCGGCTTCCGGCCGATCGTCGAGAGCACGATGATCTCGTTCCACCGCGTCTGGGGCGACATGGGCTCGCGGCAATACCGCTTCATCCATGCCGTCGAAGGCTATGGCAAGGCGATCCTGCGCTCGCACCAGCTCGATCCCGAGGACACGATGGTGCTGTTCTCCCATTCCGGCGTGAATGCGGTGATCCTCGATATCGCACTGGAAGCGAAGGAGCGCGGCATGACGCTGGTCGCCGTGACCTCGCTGCCGCATTCCTCGGTGACGAAGTCGCGCCATTCCTCCGGCAAGCGACTGTTCGAAGTCGCCGATATCGTCGTCGATACGGGCGTGCCGCTCGCCGACGCCGCGATCCGCATCGACGGGCTCGATTTTCCGGTCGGCGCCAATTCGACCTCGATCACCATCGCCATCGCCCATGCGATCGTCTCGGCGACGGCGGAGAAGCTGGTGCAGCGCGGCATCCAGCCCTTCGTGATGGTGAACCCCAACACGGCCGGCAAGGAAGCCGCCAACGTCCAGAACGACAAGAACTATGACGAACTCTGGCGCCGCCTGAAGGCGCGCTGA